CCATCCTACTTCAGCCGGTAGTCGGCCTCGATCACCCCGGTAATATCGACCACTACACTCACGTCCGCTGCTACGAGGAAATTATCAAGAAATTTCCGGGCAACATGGCCATGCTCAACCTCATCGCCATGGCGTACCGCTGGGCCGGACCCAGGGAAGCTTTGTGGCAGGCCATCATCAAGAAAAATTTCGGCTGCAGTCATTTCCTGGTGGCCGATGACCATGGTGACCCCTTTGCTCAACAGAGAGGAAACGCTCTGTTCTACCCTGCTCATGCCGCCCAGCAGTTGGTCCGGGAATATGAGGAAGAGACCGGCATCGTTATGGTGCCACTCAAGGAGATGGTCTACGTCGAAGACAAGGCGCAGTACCTCCCAAAAGAACAGGCATCATCAGAGATGGACATCAAGACCATCTCCTCGGCCGAACTGAAGCGACGCCTTGAAGAGGACCTCCCTATTCCGGAATGGTTCTCGTACCCCGAGGTGGTCACTGAGTTACGACGCGCCTTCCCTCCCCGCTCCAAACAAGGATTTACCGTCTTCCTCACCGGACTTTCAGGCTCAGGCAAATCAACCCTGGCCAAAGTGCTGATGGTCAAATTCATGGAGATGCGTGTTCGCCCGGTCACCCTGCTGGACGGTGATATCGTCCGGAAGAACCTCTCTTCGGAACTCAACTTCTCGAAAGAGCACCGCAACCTTAACATCACCCGCATCGGCTTTGTCGCCAGCGAAATTACCAAAAATGGCGGTATCGCCATCTGTGCACCGATCGCCCCCTACGAGGAATCACGCCAAGCCAACCGGGAGTTGATCAGCAGACATGGGGGGTACATCGAAGTGCACGTCTCAACTCCCATCGAAGTCTGCGAACAGCGCGACCGTAAAGGCCTCTACGCCAAAGCCCGGGCCGGTAAAGTCAAGGGAGTTACCGGTGTTTCCGATCCCTACATCCCTCCAGCCCACCCCGATCTGATCATCGACACCAGTCAAATCACCCCCGTCGAAGGAGCCCAGGAGATCTTGCTCTATCTGGCAGAACAGGGTTATATCCAGTAACCC
The window above is part of the Desulfobulbaceae bacterium genome. Proteins encoded here:
- a CDS encoding bifunctional sulfate adenylyltransferase/adenylylsulfate kinase translates to MLAYSESLLVHFRRAEDLKKEALNYPYIDLNRKQLCDLELLLNRAFYPLNGYLNRADYESVLDRLRLTDNTVWPIPICLDVSEKIATSLTPGLKVAINDEEGFMLAVLEIGDIWQPDKAREALAVYGTTDPDAHPGVRHLLQQTGAWYLGGRLEGLHLPLHYDFKEIRLTPAETARRFAQNGWRRVMGFHTDEYLHCAHREMVLHAAREIGTTILLQPVVGLDHPGNIDHYTHVRCYEEIIKKFPGNMAMLNLIAMAYRWAGPREALWQAIIKKNFGCSHFLVADDHGDPFAQQRGNALFYPAHAAQQLVREYEEETGIVMVPLKEMVYVEDKAQYLPKEQASSEMDIKTISSAELKRRLEEDLPIPEWFSYPEVVTELRRAFPPRSKQGFTVFLTGLSGSGKSTLAKVLMVKFMEMRVRPVTLLDGDIVRKNLSSELNFSKEHRNLNITRIGFVASEITKNGGIAICAPIAPYEESRQANRELISRHGGYIEVHVSTPIEVCEQRDRKGLYAKARAGKVKGVTGVSDPYIPPAHPDLIIDTSQITPVEGAQEILLYLAEQGYIQ